The DNA region TCACCTCGCGCGAAGAAGCGTTGTCGGCGGCGATTCGACCCACCCTCACGCCGTTTTGATAGACGTCGTAGGCAAGGGCGTGCGAGACCATCGGCCAAGTGACGCGGTGCGTGGCAATGTCGAAGGCGATATCGGGCGCGGACAAGGCGGGCGCTTTGATTTTGCCCCCCGAAGCCTCTACCCGATAGGTGGCGGAGCGGGCGCTGTCGTGGTATTGCGCCCCGCCCACGGCCTGCACCTGCACGGTGAACGCCCCCGTATCGGCGATGGACAGCGCGTATTGCGTCTCTTGTCCCACCGTAGCGACGACGTTGCCGTTGAGATAGATGCGATATCCCGTGGCGTTGACCACGTAACTCCAGCGAAGTATGCCCTCGCCGTTGACTTCGATGACGGTGGGCGTGGTAAGGGTGGCGCGATTATCCACCACGGGTTTGTAGACGAGGGGCTCGCAAAACTCCGAATCGAGGTACCGTTTCGCGTTGCCCACGGCCGCCACGCGGAAAGTGGCCTGCCCTTTGGCGGCGTAGGCGTAGTGATTGGACTTGACTCGCGCGACCTCGGCGCCGTCCACTTCCACGATATATTCCTCGGCTCCTTCGACCGCTTCCCACGACAAAACGCCGTCCTCGTACGCAAGCCCCGAGGGCGCGGACAAAGCGACGGGCTTGCACGCGGCAAGCACGACCGACAGGACGACGGTCAGTAGAACTATGGCAATCGCGGAAAACTTTTTCATACACTCCCACAAGCGCGTGCGCCGACGCGCAACACTACGCTGAGTATAGCATATCACACAATTATCTTCCGCGCAAGGGGGTACGCGAAAATAAATGATACCAATCCTTCCCACCGCCACCGAATAAGTCCCTTCGTCAACAAAACGAACCGCGATCGGCACCGAAGCAATGGGCAAAACAAAGTACAAAAATATGGGCAAGCAATGGGCAAAACAAAGTGAAAAACGATGTGAAATTGTGCGTGAAATTGTGCGTGAAATTGTGCGTGAAATTGTGCGTGAAATTGTGCGTGAAATTGTGCGTGAAAACAAATATTTGTAATTACATAGTAATTACAATTTTTCAAATGGAAACGGAGAACGCGTGCCGCGCGCTACTCCTCTGCCAACGCGGAGAAGACGTCGCCCAACGATTCGTGCAATACGAGCCGCGCGTAGCCGTCGTACGGGGTGGACGTGCGATTAACGAGCACCAAACTGTCCCCTTGGTAGTATTGCAAAAAGCCCGCCGCGGGATAGACCACCAGGGACGTACCGCATACCAACAGCAAGTCCGCTTCCTCGATGGCGCGGATGGCGCCGTCCACCACCGCGTCGTCCAAACTCTCCTCGTACAAGACCACGTCGGGGCGTATCATGCCCCCGCACGAGCAATAGGGCACGCCGTCCGTTTCCAATATATACGAAACGTCGTACTCCCGATGGCAACGCATACAATAGTTGCGCGCGGTGCTGCCGTGCAATTTATACAGCCGCTTGGTGCCCGCCTTCTCGTGCAAGTCGTCGATATTTTGGGTGATGCAGGCGAGCAATTTGCCCTCTTCTTCCCATCGGGCGACCACCTTGTGCGTCACGTTCGGTTGGACGTTTTGGGGCAGCATCTTGGCGCGGTAGAAGCGATAGAACTCGTCGGGGTGCGTCAAAAGGAAACTGTGGGAGATGATGGTCTCGGGCGGATATTTGTACTGCTGACGGTACAAGCCGTCCTGCGAACGGAAGTCGGGAATGCCGCTCTCGGTCGATACGCCCGCACCGCCGAAGAACACGATCTTGCGCGCTTTTTTGACGAGGGATTTGAGTTCGTTCAATTTCGCATTATCCATAGTTACCTCCCGATTTTTGCGGTTTCTCGCCCTATTGTACCTAAAAACGGCGATTTCTTGCTATATTGTACCATACAAACCGCGGTTCCTTGCGGTTTCATACGCTGTCGCACCGGCGTTTTTTGCTTAGTTGTACCGGTGTTTTTTACTTAGTCGTACCAACGTTTCTTGCGTTGTCGTACCGTAAAAACCGCGATTTCTTGCTATATTGTACCATACAAACCGTTGTTTTGCACCCCAAAAAGCGAAAATTCGCGAGAAATGCGCCAAGGGCTTGCAATACACTCTTTGATTTTGATATAATAAGGCTACGATATTTCGGTAAGGAGCGCGTTATGAACGAATTGCAACGAAGCATTCTCGACCTCATCAAACAAAACGGCCGCTTGTCGGTCGATATGATCGCAACCACTTTGGGGAAGACCGCAGAGGAAGTGCAACGCGAGATGGATATACTCACGCAAAAAGGCGCCCTCGTGACCTACTCGGTGGTGTTGGACGACCAAAACTCGGACAGCGGCGAAGTGGAAGCCTGGATAGAACTGAAGGTGACGCCCCAACGCACGCAAGGCTACGACAGCCTGGCGCAACAGATCGCCGCCTATCCGCAGGTGAAAGACCTGTACCTCATGAGCGGCTCGTACGACCTCGCCGTGACCGTCAAGGGCAATAATCTGCACGAGGTGAGCAACTTCGTACACGAGAAGTTGGCCGTGATGGACAACGTGATCTCGACGACCACGCACTTCATTTTGAAGTGCTACAAAGTGATGGGCGTCAACTTGGTGGACGGCAAGAAAGAAAACCGTCTGCCCTTTACCGAATAGGCGGCGTTTCGGCGGGACAGCCCGCGTTTTTGGATAGTCCATATACTATGTATATGGAATTTGGTCGGATAGACAAATAATGGATTATCGGAAATACCTCAACGACATAGCCCTCGACATCAAACCGAGCGGTATCAGAAAGTATTTCGACGTGCTGTCGAGTATGCCCAACGCCATTTCTTTGGGTGTGGGCGAGCCCGACTTCGATACGCCCTACGACGTGGCGGCGGCGGGTGTGCGCTCGATAAACGAGGGGCGCACGCACTACACGTCCAACGCAGGACTACCCAAGTTGCGCGAAGCCATCGCCAAGTATATGGCCGCGCGATTCGACCTACCGTACACCCAAGACGAGATCATCGTGACGGTGGGTGCGAGCGAAGGCATAGACCTCGCCCTACGCGCCATCGTCAACCCCGACGACGAGGTGCTGGTGCCCGAGCCGAGCTTCGTGGCGTACAGCCCCTTGGTGCGCTTGGCAGGGGGCAAGGCCGTGCCCGTGGACTGCAAAGAGGAAGACTTGTTCAAGTTGACCAAAGCCGCCCTCGAAGCGGCCATAACGGACAAAACCAAGGCCTTGGTGCTACCCTTCCCCAACAACCCGACGGGGGGCATAATGACCGAAGAAGACCTCGAAGAAGTGGCCGAAACGGCGAAACGATATGACTTATTAGTCATATCGGATGAGATTTACGCCGAATTGACCTACGGGGGGAAACATTGCAGCATAGCGACCTTGCCCGATATGTGGGAGAGGACCATCCTTTTGAACGGCTTTAGTAAATCCTTTGCCATGACGGGGTGGCGGCTGGGCTATCTGTGCGCGCCGAAGCCCCTACGGGACGTGATGCTGAAGATACACCAATACAGCCTGATGTGCGCGCCGACCGCCTCGCAGTACGCGGGTTTGGAAGCCCTGCAATCGGGCCTCGAGGACGACTTCGCCTCGGTGGAACGGATGCGCAAGGAGTACGACGTAAGGAGAAAGTACCTCGTGGCCGGACTGAACGCCATGGGGCTGACCTGTTTCGAGCCGAAAGGCGCGTTCTACGCCTTCCCCAACGTGTCCGTAACGGGTATGGACGCGGAGACCTTCGTGGAGACCTTACTCAAAGAACAAAGCCTGGCGGTGATCCCCGGCTCGGCGTTCGGCAGTTGCGGCGTGAACAACGTGCGAATAAGCTATGCTTATTCGATGGAGCAGATACGAGAGGCTCTAAGACGACTGAAACTCTTTGTAGAGGCGCACCGCGTTTAGTTTAGCCGCGAAAAAAATCGAACCGAAAAACCGACGAAAAAACAAATCGGACGGCACGACAAATCCCCTACCCGACGGCAAGAAACGGGGACTGCTTACCGCTCGCAAAGGCGCGCCGTGTTTAGCCAATAGGCAATAGAATGGCTCACCCAAAGAGAGCGAAAACGAGCGAAACGAAAAGCGAAATGACAAATCGAGCGGCACGCCCATAAGGACGTGAGCGCGGACGACGGACGAAAAAAGAGAGGGACGACGCCCCTCTATTTTTTTGTATATTCATTGCATAAATTGAATTTTATACATTGTATATGCAAAATACCGTTAAAAAATCAAGGGGTTTTACACGGTTTTCGAGCGTTTTTGGGCATTTTTTTGCGATTTTTACGCGTTTATGCACGGTTTTTCGCTTCAGCGCGAGGCGCGAAGCGACGGCGAAATCCAAGGCATGGCCTTGGGAGAAATCCGCTCGAACCACGAGCGGGTGAAATCCGACATTCGTCGGGATATGGACAATTATTGATGTCAGAAGTTGGAGATATCAGTCTTTCTTTTGCTTGGTGGGGTTGAGCCCGAAGTAGCGTAAGTAGGAATTGTGACAGTAGCGGGGAACGATGGGACGCTCGCTCTTCATCGCGCCGTCGAAGTCGTAACGACCGTTGACTTTCCACGCGCCGAGAATGCCGATCTTGATGGCGGAGCGAGGGCAAAGGAAGGAACAGCGCATACAGCCGAGGCAATGGTTGCCGAACTTGAATTTGCCGTTGACTTTGGTAATATTATGCGTAGGACAAGCGTTGACGCACTTCATACAATCCACGCACTTGTTCTTGTCCACCCGAAAGCCCTTGCCGATGAGGGGCATGGCGGGATGCTCAATGCGGACGAAGGAACAGACCAAGCGCGCCTTGACGGGAACGTCCATCGGGCGAACGCCCTCCTCGGCAACGAGGGCCGCGTCGTCCACTACCTTGCGAAGCAGCGTCTCGCGCATGAGGGCGACCATATCGTCCGAATGGCGGAAGATGATGTTGTAGGGCATGACGTAGTGAAACTCCGCGCCGAAACGATAGCCCTTGGCGCGAAGGGTGCGAACGATGCGAAGGCTCGAAGCGTTATTGACGCGCAAAGGCTCGCCGCTCGACTTGACGATGAAGCAATAGCGGCCCTCGCCCGCGGGCAAGGATCGGACGAAGCGCTCCACGATGACGGGCGCGTTAAAGCCGTGAACGGGATAGGCCACGCACAGCATATCGGCGTCCACCGTCGGGGCTTCGCCCGCCTCTTCGATGGGCAGGAGCGTGGACGAAACGCCGTGGCCCCGCAAGGCTTCGGTAAGCGCGGTAAGCGCCCGCTTGGTGTGACCGGTGGCCGAAAAGTAGTAGGCGACGAGGGTGCGCATATCAAACGTCCTCCCGAACGCAGGCAACGCCCTCTTCGTCGTAATAGTAGAGATTGTTCTCGTCTTCGTCGTGGCTGTCGTACCACACCTGACGATAGAAGGGATTGGCGCGGGAGAGTCGGTCGAAGTTCCAACGGTTCTCCACGATGCAATCGGGGCACCAATGCCCCGCCTTGAGCACGGTGTAAGGGGAAGCGCGGAAGGTGTGCCCCTCGGCGCAACGCCAGGTGACCTTTTGGTAGCCGTCGCCCGCGACGTAATCGTCGTCAAGGCAGATGCCACCGCGGAAAGAAGCGGCCGAAGCGAGGTCGTCGAAGTCCACCTCGGCGATGGACTTAGCCTCGTCGTAGCCGTGCGAAAGCAGGTGCGACGAAGCGTAGGCCTCGTCGAGTTGGGCTTGGTAGTCGTAGCCCTCGATTTGATTCTTGCTCCAAACGGGGAAATTCGACCAATCGTCGCCGAGGGCCTCCCACTCTTTGCGCCCGCCGAAAAAGGCGTGCGTGCGGCCTTGATTGCCTTCCTCTACCCAACGGGTGGGGGAATTGGCGTCACGAAGCAAGCGCTTGAATACCAAACTGCGAATGACGGCGGGCGGTACGATCTTGCCGAGGGCGAAATAGCGGTTTTTGCGAAGGACGTCCCGCCAAAAATCGTCGAAGGACTTGCTCCGGAAATGGAACATATCCTCTAAGACGCCGCTATCCGAAAACCACATACAATGGAAGTTGCGGGTGGCGTGCCAGTTGGGGCTTAGAAACTGCTCGGTGCCGCCGCCTATCATCGCAAAACCCGCGTTGAAGGTGTCGTAACCCGTGGTGCGGTAGAGAGCGCCGCCGCCCAAGTTGTAGACGCGCCGCCAAAAATCGGGGACTTCGCCCGCTATATCCCGCGCGAAAATATTGCGCAATAATACGCCGCTATCGGTATCCGTGGCCCACTCGATGGGCACGTTGAAAGGGGTGTGGAACATAAGCCCGTCCGAAATGTTGGACATGAGGAGTTTGTCGTAGAGCATACCAGTTTGACGAATGACCGCCCACGCGGCAACACCGCTATCCAAGACCGTGCGCTCGCCGATGAGTTTGCCCAACCCGTAACTGTCGTAGGCGCTGGGAAGAAGGGGATCGCCTACCCTGCCCCACGGATGCAAATAGTTGCGATGGCCGTAGATGGCGACCGTGGAAATGTGTATGAACTTGGGCTGCGGCACGCAGGACTCCACCGCGCGCACCATATTGGCGGCCCCTTCGACATTGGCGTCGCGCGCCAAGTCGGGACGGCGGTCGGCCATAGGGGGAATGACGGCGGCCATATTGAGGACGTAATCCGCGCCCGCGACCAACCGAGAGCAGTCGGCAAAAGATTTGAGGTTGCCAAAGAAAATCTCCACTCTATCCCCGTAAAGGCGAGACCAGCGGCGACCGAGGCGCCGCTCGCGCTTTTCATCCAAAAACAACAAGCGCAAACGAACGCAAGGTAAAGTCATTACCTCACGCACGACGGCTTGTCCCATATTGCCCGAAGCGCCGGACATAGCGATCAAGTAGGATCTCATTGGTGTACTCCTAAGATAGATTAGTGATATTATAAGGGATTGTAAAATAAATTGCAAGTAGTTTTTGTAAAGTGAATTGCACGCTGTGCGTGCGTGAATTGCGCATAGCGCGTGAATTGAAGGCTTGCGCCTTCGTGAATTGCACCTACGGTGCGTTGTGGATAAGATAGACGAAAAAGCCCCCCTACGTAGGAGGGCTTTTGTGTGCAAAAGGCAAAATGCCGAAACGTCTATCAAGCGTTCTTCTTGGCAAGACGCGCTTCTTTTTTGGCCGACTGAATGGACAGGAAGTCGGGGGCTTCGCCGTGCTTGACGAAGAGCATCATGACCGCGCCCAACGCCACGCAACAGGCCGAGAAGATGAAGAGGGCCTTGCTGCCGCCGATGTAGTCCATCACCAAGCCGCCAAGGATGGGGCCGACCGTCTGCGCGGACATCGTGGCGATGTAGTAGATGCCCGTGAAGCGACCGATATCCTCGGGAGAGGAAACTTCCAAGACCATAGGCAAGGTGTTGACGTTGGCGAAAATGAGGCCGAAGCCCGAAACCATGTAGCACACCATGAAGATGATGGTGGCCGCGTCCGAAGCCTTGTTGACGCAGATGGCGACCAAGAGATAACTGATGACGGCCAAAGCGAAACCGAAGATGATAGACCAACGGCGGCCTATCTTGCGCCCCATAATGCCGACGGGAATGAAGCCGATGGCCGCGACGACCAAGGACGCGCCCGAAACGATGGAAGCGATGCCCGTGGAAACGCCCAAGATCTTGACGCAATAGATGGGCATATTGTTGGCGATGCTGTAGTAGCCGATGAACCACATGAAGATGGAGCCGAGAATGAGCAGGAAACTGGTCATTTTCTTCTTGCCGTAGGACTTGAACATATTGACCTTGGGCGCCTTCTTGGCGGCCTTGTCCTCCGCCTCTTCCTTTTCCTCGTAGACGGGTAAGCCGTACTCCTTGCAAATCTTGTTGCACTCCTCTACCATCTTGCGCTCGCGGACCAGCATAATAAACAGGAACAAGACGAGCGCCAACGACGCCGCCATGGTGCCGAAGATGATCCAATACTGCGTGGCAAGCGGTATCTTCTCGGCGAACATAAAGGTGATGGTGTAGATGAGGAAACCGATGCCGCCGCCCACGCCGCCGATGAGGTTGATCATGGCGTTGCCGGGGGAACGCAAGGGAGAAGGCGTGACGTCGGGCATCAGGCTGACCGCGGGGGTACGAATGACCGTCTGCGCCAAAATGATGAGGATAAGCGCGATGAGGAAGAAGGCGAAGAAGCCCCAATTGACCTCTTTGTTGACGGCGGCGGACACGAAGTCGTTGGCCGTGTCGTCCACGTATTGGGCGTAGGCCTTGGCCGTCTCGTTGAGGGCGTTGTACTCCGCCTCGGTGAGCTCGACGGCTTCCTCTTTGGAAGCGACGGAGAACTGGCCGTCCGAGTAGGTGACGGCGCGACGGGTGTAGGCGGCCGAGCCGATGACGCCCATCACTTTGCCGTTGGAGATCTGCGGATTGTAGAGATTGCTGTAAAACTCGCGGGTATCTGTGGGATGCTCCTCTTTGAGTTTTTCAAAATCCGACTTGCCGATATGCGCGTAGTTGCCGCCCTCGGCCTCGTCGTACCAAGATTCCAAAAGCGCCTTGCGGGTGATTTTGCCCTCGCCCTCGGGATTGGCGATCTCGATGGACGAATCCTCGATTTGGAAGTAGGCCTGGTATTGGGTGCGGATCGCGTTGGAATCGGTGAGTTGGCGCGCGACCGAGATGGGTACCAAGATCATGGCCACGATGGTGATGACCGTGCCGATGACGATGAAGGGGGTGCGACGACCGAACTTCCGTCCCAACTTGGTCTTGCCCGACCGGTCGCTGATGCCGCCGAAGATGGGCAATAAGACCATACACATGGCCGAAGCGATGCCCACGATGACGTTGCGAATGGTGTTGCTGAAACCGAACGCCTGCTCCAAAAGAAGGGGCACGACGAAGTTGTAAACCGTCCAGAAAATCATGACGACGGCAAAACCCAAACCGACCTTGAGCGTCTGGGGATAGTTGAGTTTGAGGTCCCTGCAATCTTTGACGGCAGGCGCCTCTTGCGGCGTCTCGGCAGGGGCCGCTTGCACTTCGGCGTCCTGAGACGTCTCGTTTACCTTGGTTTCTTCGTCCATAGCGTTCTCCTTTGAAAGAAATATATTTTTAGGAAAAAATCCTTTTTTATTGTACCCCACAAAATGCCGCTTGTCAATATGCAAAAAAGCGCGAAAGGGCTACTTCTCGCGCATTTTTGCATCATTTTTGCGATAATCGGCTCGTGCGGACGCGCGTAGACGCGTCGAAAATACGCCCTATACGCCCTACGCTTCCATAAGCGCGGTGCGCAGATCGGCGTAGAGGGCGGCGCGGTCGCTATCCGAAACCGCGCGGTCGAAGGTGACGGAAGCGGGCGTACCCGATAGAACGAGCACGCGGGAAGACAGCGCGACGGCTTCCTCGGGGTCGTGCGTGACCAATACCGTAGTGACCGACCGCTCGCGCCAAAGGGAAAGAAACACGTCGTAAAGGCGGGTGCGCAAGGAAAGATCCAGCCCCTTGAAGGGTTCGTCCATCAAGAGCAAGTCGGAGGGATAGGCGAACGCGCGCGCCATGGAAACGCGCTGGGCCATACCGCCCGACAAAGACGAGGGATGGGCCTCAAATTCGTCCGCAAGGTCGACCGCCGTAAGCCAACGCACGGCCTCGGCGCGGTCGATACCGGGAATGACCGTGAGATTGCGCAACACAGAAAGGGAGGGAATGAGGCGCGGCTCCTGAAACATACAGGACACCTTGCGGCCGGGGACGCCGCCCGACGTGGGGGCAACGAGCCCCGACAATAGTTTGATAAGCGTGCTCTTGCCTACGCCCGAGGGGCCGAGAACGGCCGTGATGGCGCCCTCCGCCAAAGTGAGAGAAAAGTCCTCGAAAACGGGCTTGGCCGCATAGCCGAAGGAAACGCGTTCAAGTTGCATAGTGATACCTCCTCTTGACAAGCCGCTCGCACAGTTTGAGCAAGGCCTCGACCGCGACGGACAGCAGTACCGCCACCAAGAGCCAGGCGAACAAGAGCGCCGAGCCGTCCAAGAGGTCGGAAGCGGCGATGGTCATGTGCACGCCCACCGAGCCCAACGTGTGCGCCAATATCTCGGCCGATACGGTGGCCTTGATGTTGAGAGCGAACGCCGTGGAACACGCCGAAAAAATCATAGGCAAGGCGTGCGGCAGGTAGATATGGCGAATGCGCGCCCCTTTGGGCATACGATAGACGTCCGCCATCTCGAGAAGGGCGCGGGGCGCGGTGGCGACCGCGTCGGCAATGGTGGTGTAGATGATGGGGAATACCATCAAAAAACCGATGCATACGGGAGTGTAGGCGGCGCGAAGCCATACCAAGACGATGAGCGTCAAGCCCATGGTGGGCGCGGCGCGGAAAAAGGCGACGATGGGCTTGAAAAAACTGCGCACCAAAGGGAAGACGCCGCCCAACACGCCGACGACCGCCCCCGCCGCAAAGGCGATGGCAAAGCCTATGAAACAGCGAAGGAGCGTCGCGCCCGTGTGAACGTAGAAGTCCTTAGTAGCCCACAACTTGCCGAACGCCACGATGACGGCGGAAAAGCGCGGCAGCATATACTCCTTGTGCACGCATACCGCCACAATCTCCCACGCGGCGAGGAACAAAGCAATCGCCGCGAGGGCCAAAAGCGTGCCCCCGTGGCGACGGAAAAAGTGCGCTATGCGCGTTTTGGATAGGGACGTACCCTCTTTATTTGGTGCCGTAGAAGATGGCGTCATAGTCGCGGTCGGCCAAAGAAGGCACCAAAACCGACACGAGGCGATTGACGTCGTCCTTGGCCTCGGCGGCGGACTTGTAACCCTGCGCGGTGCGCAGGTAGCATTGTTTGATGATGGCGCCTTTGAGGGAATTGTCCCCGCGGGACTCCATATAGGCACCCATCTCCTCGGCGTTGGCAGAGGAAGCGTTGAGGTAGTCGATGGAGGCTTTGAGGGCGGTCTCGAAGGCCGCGACGGTGGCGGCGTCCGCGGCAACCGATTTCTTGACGAAGACGGAGGCCTGCGGATAGGCAAGCGTGGTAAGCGACTGCCATACCTCGGAGACGCTGCCTAAGATGCGGTAGTTGGTGACGCCGTTCTTGGCAAGCAGCGCCTTGGTGCCAGTGACGGCCGGCTCACCCAGCACAGCGCAGTCGATGGTGCCCGAAATGAGGTCGTTTTGAATGACCTGGGCCGTCTGCGCCTCGGCCACGGTGGCGGTGACTTCGGCAAGCCCCAAGAGGTATTTGAGACTCTTGTCGGGGACTTGGTTGGAGCCGATGGAAGAAATGGAATGACCGCCGAACTGCGCGAGGAACGCGGTAGCGGACTCGCTGTCCTCCAAAGTCTTGTACGCGTCGTTGGTGGTGACCAAGTAGAGGTTGCCCCAACTGGTGACGCCCAAGAGATAATAGGCGTCCGTGTTGACGCTCTGCATCACGCCCGCATTGGTGGGGGCGATGATAAAGTCGGCGTCACCGTTGGTCATAGAGGCCGCGACGTTGGCGGCGGCGATGACCGAATAGGTCATCTCGTGACCGTTGACCTTCGCGGCGTCCTTCATCATCTTGGCAAGCGCCAGAGCGGGCGCGCCGTCGGGCGCCATCACGGTGTAGGTCGCGGGCGTGGCGGCGGGTTGGTTGGAATCGGAGCCCGATTGCTGTTGGGTCCCTTGTTGATCGGCGGACGTGTTTTGGCCCGCGTTCGAGGTC from Clostridia bacterium includes:
- a CDS encoding NAD-dependent protein deacylase, yielding MDNAKLNELKSLVKKARKIVFFGGAGVSTESGIPDFRSQDGLYRQQYKYPPETIISHSFLLTHPDEFYRFYRAKMLPQNVQPNVTHKVVARWEEEGKLLACITQNIDDLHEKAGTKRLYKLHGSTARNYCMRCHREYDVSYILETDGVPYCSCGGMIRPDVVLYEESLDDAVVDGAIRAIEEADLLLVCGTSLVVYPAAGFLQYYQGDSLVLVNRTSTPYDGYARLVLHESLGDVFSALAEE
- a CDS encoding Lrp/AsnC family transcriptional regulator, producing the protein MNELQRSILDLIKQNGRLSVDMIATTLGKTAEEVQREMDILTQKGALVTYSVVLDDQNSDSGEVEAWIELKVTPQRTQGYDSLAQQIAAYPQVKDLYLMSGSYDLAVTVKGNNLHEVSNFVHEKLAVMDNVISTTTHFILKCYKVMGVNLVDGKKENRLPFTE
- a CDS encoding aminotransferase class I/II-fold pyridoxal phosphate-dependent enzyme, producing the protein MDYRKYLNDIALDIKPSGIRKYFDVLSSMPNAISLGVGEPDFDTPYDVAAAGVRSINEGRTHYTSNAGLPKLREAIAKYMAARFDLPYTQDEIIVTVGASEGIDLALRAIVNPDDEVLVPEPSFVAYSPLVRLAGGKAVPVDCKEEDLFKLTKAALEAAITDKTKALVLPFPNNPTGGIMTEEDLEEVAETAKRYDLLVISDEIYAELTYGGKHCSIATLPDMWERTILLNGFSKSFAMTGWRLGYLCAPKPLRDVMLKIHQYSLMCAPTASQYAGLEALQSGLEDDFASVERMRKEYDVRRKYLVAGLNAMGLTCFEPKGAFYAFPNVSVTGMDAETFVETLLKEQSLAVIPGSAFGSCGVNNVRISYAYSMEQIREALRRLKLFVEAHRV
- a CDS encoding EFR1 family ferrodoxin (N-terminal region resembles flavodoxins. C-terminal ferrodoxin region binds two 4Fe-4S clusters.), whose product is MRTLVAYYFSATGHTKRALTALTEALRGHGVSSTLLPIEEAGEAPTVDADMLCVAYPVHGFNAPVIVERFVRSLPAGEGRYCFIVKSSGEPLRVNNASSLRIVRTLRAKGYRFGAEFHYVMPYNIIFRHSDDMVALMRETLLRKVVDDAALVAEEGVRPMDVPVKARLVCSFVRIEHPAMPLIGKGFRVDKNKCVDCMKCVNACPTHNITKVNGKFKFGNHCLGCMRCSFLCPRSAIKIGILGAWKVNGRYDFDGAMKSERPIVPRYCHNSYLRYFGLNPTKQKKD
- a CDS encoding NAD-dependent epimerase/dehydratase family protein, which codes for MRSYLIAMSGASGNMGQAVVREVMTLPCVRLRLLFLDEKRERRLGRRWSRLYGDRVEIFFGNLKSFADCSRLVAGADYVLNMAAVIPPMADRRPDLARDANVEGAANMVRAVESCVPQPKFIHISTVAIYGHRNYLHPWGRVGDPLLPSAYDSYGLGKLIGERTVLDSGVAAWAVIRQTGMLYDKLLMSNISDGLMFHTPFNVPIEWATDTDSGVLLRNIFARDIAGEVPDFWRRVYNLGGGALYRTTGYDTFNAGFAMIGGGTEQFLSPNWHATRNFHCMWFSDSGVLEDMFHFRSKSFDDFWRDVLRKNRYFALGKIVPPAVIRSLVFKRLLRDANSPTRWVEEGNQGRTHAFFGGRKEWEALGDDWSNFPVWSKNQIEGYDYQAQLDEAYASSHLLSHGYDEAKSIAEVDFDDLASAASFRGGICLDDDYVAGDGYQKVTWRCAEGHTFRASPYTVLKAGHWCPDCIVENRWNFDRLSRANPFYRQVWYDSHDEDENNLYYYDEEGVACVREDV
- a CDS encoding MFS transporter yields the protein MDEETKVNETSQDAEVQAAPAETPQEAPAVKDCRDLKLNYPQTLKVGLGFAVVMIFWTVYNFVVPLLLEQAFGFSNTIRNVIVGIASAMCMVLLPIFGGISDRSGKTKLGRKFGRRTPFIVIGTVITIVAMILVPISVARQLTDSNAIRTQYQAYFQIEDSSIEIANPEGEGKITRKALLESWYDEAEGGNYAHIGKSDFEKLKEEHPTDTREFYSNLYNPQISNGKVMGVIGSAAYTRRAVTYSDGQFSVASKEEAVELTEAEYNALNETAKAYAQYVDDTANDFVSAAVNKEVNWGFFAFFLIALILIILAQTVIRTPAVSLMPDVTPSPLRSPGNAMINLIGGVGGGIGFLIYTITFMFAEKIPLATQYWIIFGTMAASLALVLFLFIMLVRERKMVEECNKICKEYGLPVYEEKEEAEDKAAKKAPKVNMFKSYGKKKMTSFLLILGSIFMWFIGYYSIANNMPIYCVKILGVSTGIASIVSGASLVVAAIGFIPVGIMGRKIGRRWSIIFGFALAVISYLLVAICVNKASDAATIIFMVCYMVSGFGLIFANVNTLPMVLEVSSPEDIGRFTGIYYIATMSAQTVGPILGGLVMDYIGGSKALFIFSACCVALGAVMMLFVKHGEAPDFLSIQSAKKEARLAKKNA
- a CDS encoding ABC transporter ATP-binding protein — translated: MQLERVSFGYAAKPVFEDFSLTLAEGAITAVLGPSGVGKSTLIKLLSGLVAPTSGGVPGRKVSCMFQEPRLIPSLSVLRNLTVIPGIDRAEAVRWLTAVDLADEFEAHPSSLSGGMAQRVSMARAFAYPSDLLLMDEPFKGLDLSLRTRLYDVFLSLWRERSVTTVLVTHDPEEAVALSSRVLVLSGTPASVTFDRAVSDSDRAALYADLRTALMEA
- a CDS encoding ABC transporter permease subunit, which produces MTPSSTAPNKEGTSLSKTRIAHFFRRHGGTLLALAAIALFLAAWEIVAVCVHKEYMLPRFSAVIVAFGKLWATKDFYVHTGATLLRCFIGFAIAFAAGAVVGVLGGVFPLVRSFFKPIVAFFRAAPTMGLTLIVLVWLRAAYTPVCIGFLMVFPIIYTTIADAVATAPRALLEMADVYRMPKGARIRHIYLPHALPMIFSACSTAFALNIKATVSAEILAHTLGSVGVHMTIAASDLLDGSALLFAWLLVAVLLSVAVEALLKLCERLVKRRYHYAT